Proteins found in one Sorghum bicolor cultivar BTx623 chromosome 1, Sorghum_bicolor_NCBIv3, whole genome shotgun sequence genomic segment:
- the LOC8061167 gene encoding indole-3-glycerol phosphate lyase, chloroplastic, translated as MASAIKAASTSRWSSSPAVQSSPLPKRVAMPGRRRSVATVRSVAAVAPAAPAPARLTGAGLTVSQTMSKLRAQGKTAFIPYITAGDPDLATTAEALRLLDACGADVIELGVPFSDPYADGPVIQASAARALASGTTPDAVLAMLQEVTPELSCPVVLFSYFNPIVHWGLPDFAAAVKDAGVHGLIVPDLPYGASCALRTEAIKNNIELVLLTTPSTPADRMEEITKASQGFVYLVSVNGVTGPRANVNTRVESLIQEVKQVTDKPVAVGFGISKPEHVKQIAEWGADGVIIGSAMVRQLGEAASPKEGLKRLEKYARSMKNALPCQ; from the exons ATGGCCTCCGCGATCAAGGCTGCATCGACCTCCCGGTGGTCTTCGTCCCCGGCGGTACAGTCGTCGCCGCTCCCGAAGCGGGTCGCCATGCCGGGGCGCCGGAGGTCTGTGGCCACTGTAAGATCGGTCGCCGCGGTAGCTCCGGCTGCCCCGGCGCCGGCCAGGCTCACCGGTGCCGGCCTGACGGTGTCGCAGACCATGTCCAAGCTCAGGGCGCAGGGCAAG ACGGCGTTCATCCCGTACATCACCGCCGGCGACCCGGACCTGGCGACGACGGCAGAGGCGCTGCGGCTCCTGGACGCGTGCGGCGCAGACGTCATCGAGCTCGGCGTGCCCTTCTCGGACCCCTACGCCGACGGGCCGGTCATCCAGGCGTCGGCGGCGCGGGCGCTGGCGAGCGGCACGACGCCGGACGCTGTGCTGGCGATGCTCCAGGAGGTGACGCCGGAGCTGTCCTGCCCGGTGGTGCTCTTCTCCTACTTCAACCCCATCGTGCACTGGGGCCTGCCCgacttcgccgccgccgtcaaggACGCCGGCGTGCACGGCCTCATAGTGCCCGATCTCCCGTATGGAGCCTCGTGTGCTCTCAGGACTGAAGCCATCAAGAACAACATCGAGCTGGTGCTGCTCACAACACCATCTACGCCAGCGGATAGAATGGAGGAGATCACAAAAGCTTCACAAGGATTCGTGTATCTC GTGAGCGTCAATGGAGTTACAGGTCCACGCGCAAACGTGAACACACGTGTCGAATCTCTCATCCAGGAGGTTAAACAG GTCACTGACAAACCTGTTGCTGTTGGCTTTGGCATATCGAAACCTGAGCATGTAAAGCAG ATTGCAGAGTGGGGTGCAGATGGTGTGATCATTGGCAGTGCAATGGTGAGACAATTAGGTGAAGCAGCCTCTCCCAAAGAAGGCTTGAAGAGGCTAGAGAAATATGCCAGGAGCATGAAGAACGCACTACCATGCCAGTGA